A window of the Nitrosopumilus ureiphilus genome harbors these coding sequences:
- a CDS encoding multicopper oxidase domain-containing protein: MTKSRTSLMLIALSVTLLGSLSVGLIQESEAAKGQGVGLPQIGSNKVCGDRLCSEPAISHSSQKEYQIDTTSQTGECKSNEGTTRTFYIAADEVEWDYAPLGLNQMKAHEFNEDENVFVENTPDRIGSKYIKALYREYTDETFSKLKPRTSEWQHLGTLGPIIHAEVCDAIKVVFKNNSDELNYSVHPHGVFYDKDSEGSEYNDGTSVNNRSDGIVAPGQIHTYNWSVPQRAGPGPNDPSSIVWMYHSHVDSPMDTNSGLVGPIVITSKGMADSTGRPMDVDREMVSLFTVSDENSSHYLCENLEKFTDETCDNEKLIEDDDFAESNLMHGINGYVYGNLPGQTVQKGEHVRWYLIGMGTEVDLHTPHWHGNTVLWNGMRVDVMELMPASLKTVDFIPDNVGTWMFHCHVNDHISAGMMSLFKVI; this comes from the coding sequence ATGACTAAATCAAGAACATCTCTTATGCTGATTGCATTGTCAGTAACACTTCTTGGATCCTTATCTGTAGGTTTGATTCAAGAAAGCGAAGCTGCTAAAGGTCAAGGAGTAGGATTACCTCAAATTGGTTCTAACAAAGTTTGTGGGGATAGACTATGTTCTGAACCTGCAATTAGTCATTCTTCCCAAAAAGAATATCAAATTGACACCACTTCCCAAACTGGTGAATGTAAAAGTAATGAAGGAACTACTCGTACTTTTTACATTGCAGCAGACGAAGTAGAATGGGACTATGCCCCTTTAGGACTTAATCAGATGAAAGCACATGAGTTTAATGAAGATGAAAATGTGTTTGTTGAAAATACTCCAGATAGAATTGGCAGTAAATACATCAAGGCATTATACCGTGAATACACGGATGAAACATTTTCAAAACTTAAACCTCGAACATCTGAATGGCAACATCTTGGAACACTAGGACCAATCATTCATGCAGAAGTTTGCGATGCAATCAAAGTTGTATTCAAAAATAATTCTGATGAACTAAATTATTCTGTTCATCCACATGGTGTCTTTTATGACAAAGATTCCGAGGGTTCTGAATATAATGATGGAACTTCTGTCAATAACAGATCTGATGGAATAGTTGCTCCAGGACAAATTCATACCTATAATTGGTCTGTACCACAACGTGCAGGACCAGGACCAAATGACCCAAGTTCAATCGTCTGGATGTATCATTCACATGTTGATTCTCCAATGGATACAAATTCAGGACTTGTTGGTCCAATCGTTATAACATCAAAAGGAATGGCCGATTCTACTGGCAGGCCAATGGATGTTGACAGAGAAATGGTAAGTCTGTTTACAGTTTCTGATGAAAATTCTAGTCACTATTTGTGTGAGAATCTAGAAAAATTTACAGATGAAACTTGTGATAATGAGAAATTAATAGAAGATGATGATTTTGCCGAAAGCAATCTAATGCATGGTATTAACGGATATGTTTATGGTAATTTGCCAGGACAAACTGTTCAAAAAGGCGAACATGTGCGTTGGTATCTAATAGGTATGGGAACAGAAGTAGATTTGCATACACCGCATTGGCATGGAAACACTGTCTTGTGGAATGGTATGAGAGTCGATGTGATGGAATTAATGCCAGCTAGCCTAAAGACAGTTGATTTTATTCCGGACAATGTAGGAACATGGATGTTCCACTGTCACGTCAATGACCATATTTCAGCAGGAATGATGTCACTTTTCAAAGTGATTTAA
- a CDS encoding Snf7 family protein: MFSNSWNKVEGESISQKVMGRVRPDEPLKNKIDFAQKKLQFQISKLESINEKLQKKHDVIFEKIVNAQRNNKPSYAQAYAGELSQVRKMKNMVSGAKLSMEQVKLRLDTVSELGDVVVTLSPCMSIIKGLSPSLSGIMPEANASMQDLSQILGDVMSGSSVNMGETMNVGAETNADTLAILEEAHNVIAGQTKSSIPDVPESLKKQIVERKSDIFI, from the coding sequence TTGTTCAGCAATTCTTGGAATAAAGTAGAAGGAGAGAGTATTTCTCAAAAAGTAATGGGAAGGGTAAGGCCAGATGAACCATTAAAGAACAAAATCGACTTTGCACAGAAAAAATTACAATTTCAGATCTCAAAATTAGAATCAATTAATGAAAAATTACAGAAAAAACACGATGTTATCTTTGAAAAGATTGTAAATGCACAAAGAAACAACAAACCCAGTTATGCCCAGGCATATGCGGGGGAATTATCTCAAGTAAGAAAAATGAAAAACATGGTAAGCGGGGCCAAACTTTCAATGGAACAAGTCAAGCTTAGATTAGATACTGTTTCAGAATTAGGAGACGTGGTAGTAACTCTTAGTCCATGTATGTCAATCATTAAAGGTCTTAGTCCATCACTTAGTGGAATAATGCCAGAAGCAAATGCTTCAATGCAAGATTTGTCACAAATACTAGGCGATGTCATGTCAGGTTCATCAGTAAACATGGGAGAGACCATGAATGTTGGTGCTGAAACAAATGCAGACACATTAGCAATTCTTGAAGAAGCCCACAATGTCATTGCGGGCCAGACAAAATCGTCTATTCCAGACGTTCCAGAGAGTCTTAAAAAACAGATAGTTGAGAGAAAGTCAGACATATTCATCTAG
- a CDS encoding redoxin family protein, producing the protein MKSEIKIALILGIVIAVGIGITSITLSTLDEKSETVIIQDVNSNTKIDKSGFKIAPDLVGIAYYLNTTPEELKKQIKDKVVLYDIWTYSCINCIRTLPYITAWDDKYGDQGLLVVGIHSPEFEFEKNPENVKMAIDKHGIEYPVVMDNDMKTWKAFENRYWPRKYIADHEGYIRYDHIGEGGYQETEKIIQQLLEERASSLGIQMSSDASLVEIEEFEHTMFRTPELYFGHQFAQNRNQLGSDEGFQPGKIVTYSEPNKIDLHKFYLIGNWKNYDDSMELVSEKGSIKLSYNAKEVNIVTENNAELEIFLDGEPLPSEYAGKDITSKNILTVSEAGLYNIINSETSASHTIEIKVEGKGFQIFTFTFG; encoded by the coding sequence ATGAAATCAGAAATTAAAATTGCATTAATCTTAGGAATTGTGATTGCAGTAGGCATAGGAATTACAAGCATTACGCTCTCAACTCTAGATGAGAAATCTGAAACAGTAATCATTCAGGATGTAAATTCGAATACTAAAATTGACAAATCAGGGTTTAAAATTGCACCAGATTTAGTAGGAATAGCATATTATCTTAATACAACACCTGAAGAATTGAAAAAACAAATCAAAGACAAAGTAGTCCTTTATGATATCTGGACATATAGTTGCATTAATTGTATCAGAACACTTCCATACATTACTGCATGGGATGACAAATATGGAGATCAGGGATTGTTAGTTGTGGGAATACATTCGCCTGAATTTGAATTTGAAAAAAATCCAGAAAATGTTAAAATGGCAATTGACAAACATGGAATAGAGTATCCTGTTGTAATGGACAATGACATGAAAACATGGAAAGCGTTTGAGAACAGATACTGGCCAAGAAAATACATTGCAGATCATGAAGGATATATCAGATATGATCACATCGGTGAAGGCGGATATCAAGAAACTGAAAAAATTATCCAACAACTTTTAGAAGAAAGAGCATCATCGCTTGGAATTCAGATGTCATCAGATGCATCACTTGTTGAAATAGAAGAGTTTGAACATACAATGTTTAGAACGCCTGAATTGTATTTTGGTCACCAATTTGCTCAGAATAGAAATCAACTAGGCAGTGATGAGGGATTTCAACCAGGGAAAATTGTAACATATTCAGAACCCAATAAAATTGATTTGCATAAGTTTTACCTAATAGGCAATTGGAAAAATTATGATGACAGTATGGAATTAGTATCTGAAAAAGGTTCTATCAAACTATCGTACAATGCAAAAGAAGTAAACATTGTAACAGAAAATAATGCAGAATTAGAAATATTTCTAGATGGAGAACCACTTCCATCAGAATATGCAGGAAAAGACATCACATCTAAAAATATTTTGACAGTTTCAGAAGCAGGATTATACAATATTATTAACAGTGAAACTAGTGCTTCCCACACTATAGAAATCAAGGTAGAAGGTAAAGGCTTTCAAATATTTACATTCACATTCGGATAG
- a CDS encoding cytochrome c biogenesis CcdA family protein, with amino-acid sequence MAEITLAVAALAGLGSFVAPCILPMIPAFLAYISGTTLTELNQKGNSKTLSINRTNIVLNSIFFVLGFSVVFSILGVIINSVLGTAAGEFVDTLNQVGGIIIIGFGIFLLLSTKINKLNMEKRFFPKRNKASYPMSFVFGLAFAVGWTPCVGPILGTILTLAATTPSVAFNLLLVYSLGLGIPFILIGVFYSRANRVIRSMSKHLKYYNIILGGFIVVLGVLVFTNQLAYIANFPLLNELIFLG; translated from the coding sequence GTGGCCGAGATCACTCTTGCAGTAGCTGCGCTGGCAGGATTAGGATCATTTGTAGCACCATGTATTTTACCAATGATTCCAGCATTTCTTGCATATATTTCAGGAACTACACTTACTGAATTAAATCAAAAAGGAAATTCCAAGACACTGTCGATAAACAGAACAAACATTGTATTAAATTCAATATTTTTTGTTTTAGGATTTTCAGTAGTATTTTCTATATTAGGAGTAATAATTAATAGCGTACTTGGAACTGCAGCTGGAGAATTTGTAGATACATTAAATCAAGTGGGAGGGATAATCATCATAGGTTTTGGAATTTTCTTACTTCTGTCCACAAAGATCAACAAACTAAATATGGAAAAGAGATTCTTTCCTAAAAGAAATAAAGCAAGTTATCCAATGTCATTTGTTTTTGGACTGGCATTTGCAGTAGGGTGGACACCATGTGTAGGACCAATACTTGGAACAATACTCACGCTAGCTGCAACAACACCTTCTGTTGCATTTAATTTACTATTGGTTTACTCACTAGGATTGGGAATCCCATTTATTTTGATAGGAGTGTTTTATTCTAGAGCAAACAGAGTTATTCGCTCTATGAGTAAACATCTAAAATATTATAACATCATTTTAGGAGGATTTATTGTAGTTTTAGGAGTTTTAGTATTTACAAATCAATTAGCATATATTGCAAATTTTCCACTTCTCAACGAATTAATATTTTTAGGGTGA
- a CDS encoding aminotransferase class I/II-fold pyridoxal phosphate-dependent enzyme has translation MVSNHKLDFIDSELESLKKQNLYRKLQYGKSKGAHITINNKKLLNLCSNDYLGILTEEIQTNQLQSSSRLVSGNDESYNKLEEILAKHKSQQKSLVYPTGYMANLGAITTIAKKGDVILSDELNHASIIESCKLSDAKIIVYKHNNIQDLEKKLKLKGKNKFVITEGIFSMDGDFSPLKEITELSEKQNAITVVDDAHGDFVVGKDGKGTPNYFNVEKKIDLYISSLSKGLGSFGGYVASKNNVIDLCINKSKSFIYTSALPSILIEYSIRRFKSNREKQKKKLEKNTNRLIKGLKEIGFEINSTTHIIPIVIGNEKNAMKFGEFLMDNGIFAQPIRYPTVPKNQARLRISVTAWLSDRDIERSLVIFEKSYRKFR, from the coding sequence TTGGTCTCCAATCATAAACTAGACTTTATTGATTCTGAATTAGAGAGTTTAAAGAAACAAAATCTCTATAGAAAATTGCAATATGGAAAATCCAAAGGTGCTCACATTACTATCAACAATAAAAAATTACTAAATCTATGCTCAAATGACTATTTGGGAATTCTTACAGAAGAAATTCAAACTAACCAACTTCAATCTAGCTCCAGACTTGTATCTGGCAATGATGAATCATATAACAAATTAGAAGAAATTCTGGCAAAACATAAATCACAACAAAAAAGTCTTGTTTATCCTACAGGATACATGGCAAATTTGGGGGCAATTACTACAATTGCAAAAAAGGGAGATGTGATTCTAAGCGATGAGTTAAACCATGCAAGCATAATTGAATCATGTAAATTATCAGATGCAAAAATAATTGTGTATAAACACAACAACATTCAAGATTTAGAAAAGAAATTAAAATTAAAAGGGAAAAACAAATTTGTGATTACTGAAGGGATATTCAGTATGGACGGGGATTTTTCACCATTAAAAGAAATTACAGAGTTATCTGAAAAACAAAATGCAATTACAGTAGTAGATGACGCACATGGTGATTTTGTAGTTGGTAAAGATGGAAAAGGAACACCAAATTATTTTAATGTCGAAAAAAAAATTGATTTGTATATTAGTAGTCTAAGTAAAGGTCTAGGATCTTTTGGAGGATATGTTGCATCAAAAAACAATGTAATCGATTTATGCATTAATAAATCAAAATCGTTTATCTATACATCAGCACTTCCGTCAATTTTAATTGAATATTCTATAAGAAGATTCAAATCAAATAGAGAAAAACAAAAGAAAAAATTAGAAAAAAATACTAACCGATTAATCAAAGGATTAAAAGAGATTGGATTTGAAATTAATTCTACAACACATATTATTCCAATAGTCATAGGAAATGAAAAAAATGCAATGAAGTTTGGAGAATTTTTAATGGATAATGGAATATTTGCACAGCCAATCAGATATCCCACCGTTCCAAAAAATCAAGCAAGATTAAGAATTTCAGTCACAGCATGGTTATCAGATAGAGATATTGAGAGATCACTTGTAATTTTTGAGAAATCTTATAGGAAATTCAGATAA